A stretch of DNA from Roseovarius sp. W115:
CATGGCACGGCGTTTGATATCGCGGGGCAAGGCATTGCCAACCCCAGCTCCATGATCGAAGCACTGCGGCTTGCAGATCGTATGGCGCAGGCTCGGGCATGAGCGGGATCGATACGCTGCCCCCGCTGCGAGAGGTGATTGCGACGCATGATCTGTCAGCACGCAAATCCCTTGGCCAGAACTTTCTGCTCGATCTCAATCTCACCGCCAAGATTGCCCGCGTCGCAGGAGACTTGACTGGTTCAGACGTGCTTGAAGTCGGCCCCGGTCCCGGTGGTTTGACACGAGGTCTGCTGGCTGAAGGCGCAAGGCGGGTTCTGGCGATTGAGAAAGACACACGATGTCTGGCTCCGCTTTCCGAAATTGCAGAGGTTTATCCGGGGCGGCTTGAGGTGATCAACGCGGACGCGTTGGAGTTGGATGCAGCGCAGCATCTCAACGCCCCTATCAAGGTGGTGGCCAACCTGCCCTACAATGTCGGCACAGAGCTTTTGATCCGCTGGCTGACACCACCGTCTTGGCCGCCTTTCTGGCAAAGCCTGACATTGATGTTCCAACGTGAAGTGGCGGAACGCATCGTGGCGCAACCCGGTTCAAAAGCCTATGGAAGACTGGCAGTGCTGGCGCAATGGCGCACTGAGGCCAAGATCGCGCTGAGCCTGCCACCTGAAGCCTTTACGCCACCGCCAAAGGTCTCAAGCGCCGTAGTGCATCTAACGGCCCTGCCTCAGCCTCGCTTTGAAGCTGATCAGAAGATCTTGGAGCACGTGGTGGCGAAAGCCTTCAACCAGCGGCGCAAAATGCTGCGCGCAGCACTCAAGGGGCTGGCGCCTGACATCGAGGATCGGCTGATCGCTGCGGGGATTAAACCTACGGACCGGGCGGAGACGGTGGGTCTGGAACAGTTTTGCGCGTTGGCGCGCGCGATGAAGTCACCTCTGTAGGGTGGGTTTTCAACCCACCAAACCAAAACAGCATTTTGCGTTACAAGCGGGATGAAATCCCGCACTACCGAGGTGAATTTTACTCTGCCGCCTCAGAGGGCTCGCCCCCTGCATCCATCACCGGGGCCTCATCGCTCTCAGCCTGCTTTTTCGGCTTGCGCGGGCGCTTGGGTTTGGGAGGTGGTGCGTCAGACTGGCTTTCGGGCGTCTCGACCAACCCGCTTTCGGTGTCCGGCACATCCGGCTGCGCAAAATCAGGTTGGGGTGCATCGGCGAGGTCACCGCCATTCGACTCCCTTTCCTGCCGATGCGCGCGCTCGCGGTCCCGTTCGGCTTGGCGCTCGCGGTTCTGGCGTTCTTGTTCTTCGCGACGCGCGTCCTGCTCTTTTTGAGCGACGCTCAGAAGTCGCAGGTAGTGTTCCGCGTGTTGCTGGAAATTCTCCAGAGCGACCCTGTCGCCAGACAGTTGCGCATCGCGCGCAAGCTGATTGTACTTATCAATGATTTGCTGCGGTGTTCCGCGCACTTTGCCTTCCGGGCCTGAACTGTCGAACACACGGTTGACGACATTGCCCATGGACGAACGGTTGCGGTTTGACTTGTTCCGCGAACGTGACTTCGATGATCTCATAACTAAATTGACAGCCTTATTGCTCTAAGCGCCTTTTCCAACCGGCTGGCGCCCCCTGCGCCAAGAATGAACCGGTCTGATGTGCTGGCTTGGCGTCGCGCCCGTTGCTGAGTGCAAACTCGCTGCGACACCATCTAGTAAGCATGCCAACGTCGGCAGCACAAGGGTTAAGCACAGTTTTTAAGAAAAAAGCGCTGAAATCAGCCGGATTTGTGGGGAAAACTCCTCAAGCCCCCTGCCAGACGCCACTTACAACACGATCCCGCCCATCCATATCAGAGGTGATGTTAATATCGGTAAACCCTGACTGCTCATACAAACCGACGACCGGTGTGCGTTGAGTCCAGCCAATTTCCACCAAAAGTCGCCCATTTGGGCGCAAATGTGCCCCCGCACCTGGTATGATGCCGCGATACGCTGAAAGACCGTCCATCTCGTCGGTAAGCGCCATACGCGGCTCATGCGTAAGTTCAGGCTGAAGATTCTCCATCTCCTGAGCAGAAATATAAGGCGGATTGGACACGATCAGATCGAATTGCCCTTCGACATCCGAATACCAGTCAGATCTCAAGAAAAGGCATCGGTCCGTCACCCCAAGACGTGCGGCATTTTCAAGCGCCACATCCAGTGCCCTGGGAGATTTATCCGTGCCGACCCCCGCCGCTTCGGAACGTGCCGCCAGCAAAGACAGCAAAATACACCCTGACCCCGTACCGAGATCGAGCACATGCTGGAAGTCACTCTCAAGCGCGGTCTCAATCAGCGTCTCGGTTTCGGGACGCGGATCAAGAACATCGGGCGTGACAGTGAATTCGTGTGCATAGAATGCCCGCGTACCCGTAATATGTGATAGCGGCATACGAAGGACTCGAGAGGCAATGAACGCTTCAAGTTTTGATTGCGCCTCACGCGCTACGACCTCCTGGAAAGACAAAGAGGCGCGATCCACTGGAATATCCGCCGCCTTGGCCGCAAGAATACGCGCTTCGCGCGCGGCGCCCTCAATCCCCGCGCGTTCCAGTGCATCCTTGGCCTGTTGCACCAGGTCACCGAAGACTTGGCTCACCCGTTCATCTCCGCCAACAGTTTAGCCTGCGCATCAGCTGTGAGCGCATCAATCGTCTCATCCAGATCTCCCTGCATGATCTGATCGAGCTTGTAGAGCGTGAGGTTGATCCGGTGATCCGACATGCGCCCTTGCGGGAAATTATAGGTGCGAATGCGTTCGGATCTATCGCCAGAGCCCACTTGCGCGGCGCGGTCGGCCGAGCGTTCGTCATGCGCGCGTTGGCGTTCCATATCGTAGAGCCGCGTCTTCAGCACCTGCATCGCAATCTCTCGGTTGCGGTGCTGGGATTTCTCCGAAGACGTCACCACAATGCCCGACGGAATATGCGTGATCCGTACGGCGGAATCTGTGGTGTTAACGTGCTG
This window harbors:
- a CDS encoding DUF4167 domain-containing protein; protein product: MRSSKSRSRNKSNRNRSSMGNVVNRVFDSSGPEGKVRGTPQQIIDKYNQLARDAQLSGDRVALENFQQHAEHYLRLLSVAQKEQDARREEQERQNRERQAERDRERAHRQERESNGGDLADAPQPDFAQPDVPDTESGLVETPESQSDAPPPKPKRPRKPKKQAESDEAPVMDAGGEPSEAAE
- the rsmA gene encoding 16S rRNA (adenine(1518)-N(6)/adenine(1519)-N(6))-dimethyltransferase RsmA; amino-acid sequence: MSGIDTLPPLREVIATHDLSARKSLGQNFLLDLNLTAKIARVAGDLTGSDVLEVGPGPGGLTRGLLAEGARRVLAIEKDTRCLAPLSEIAEVYPGRLEVINADALELDAAQHLNAPIKVVANLPYNVGTELLIRWLTPPSWPPFWQSLTLMFQREVAERIVAQPGSKAYGRLAVLAQWRTEAKIALSLPPEAFTPPPKVSSAVVHLTALPQPRFEADQKILEHVVAKAFNQRRKMLRAALKGLAPDIEDRLIAAGIKPTDRAETVGLEQFCALARAMKSPL
- the prmC gene encoding peptide chain release factor N(5)-glutamine methyltransferase, with the translated sequence MSQVFGDLVQQAKDALERAGIEGAAREARILAAKAADIPVDRASLSFQEVVAREAQSKLEAFIASRVLRMPLSHITGTRAFYAHEFTVTPDVLDPRPETETLIETALESDFQHVLDLGTGSGCILLSLLAARSEAAGVGTDKSPRALDVALENAARLGVTDRCLFLRSDWYSDVEGQFDLIVSNPPYISAQEMENLQPELTHEPRMALTDEMDGLSAYRGIIPGAGAHLRPNGRLLVEIGWTQRTPVVGLYEQSGFTDINITSDMDGRDRVVSGVWQGA